In the genome of Streptomyces sp. NBC_00433, the window AGGAGGCGGCCGTCCGCGGTCTCGCAGAGCCCGAGCGTCTGGAAATACGCCGCTCGTGCGGGCTCGGGGGCAGCGAGGAAGTCCGAGGCCGATATGAGGTGCGCTCCTGCCGCATCGGCCCACTGCTCCGGCTTCTGGGCCGCGAGTACGGCGACTCGCCTGCCGGTGGCTTCGTGGAGCTTGGCGACGGCATCACGCAGCATCGTGGTGCGACCGCTCTTGCTGGGGCCCACCACCAGGAGATGCGACTCGCTCAGGTTCACGAGCAGCGGCTCCCGCTGGATCTCGTCCACGCCCAGAGACAGTACCGAACCGCCGGGAACGGTCGCCGACATCGCGGTGGAAGGAGCATGGCGCCAGCCGTCGGGCTTCAGGAAGGCGGCCATGGCGGTATTGAGCGGAAGACGGGGTGTGTCTGCGGCAAGGACCCCGTCGGCTGCCCAGTGCGGGGCGTACAGCTGCACGAGATTTCCCTGCCCGTCGAGGCCGAACCCGGGGAGCCGGTCCTCGCGGGCGGTGCCTGCCTCCTCGTCGTGGGCCTGCAGATGCACCTGTTGGCTGATCACCGTGGCGATGGCGTTGTCGAGATCGCGGACATCCCGAGAGGCCAGACCCGCATGGATTCCGTACCGTCGGCCCAGGGTCAGCAATTCCACGAGCTTGCCGGCCCAGCCCACGTACGCGGAACTGGCGAAGGAACGTGCCAGAGTGTCGAATCCGTCGATCAACACGAGCACGGGGACCCGGTCGGCCGGAGGTGCGTCGGCGTCGATGCCGAATTCGCCGCTCTCCCTGCCCATTCGACTTCGCATCACCCACCAGAGCTGGTCAATGCATCGTGTGACGTGGTCCGACCTGGCGATCGGAACGACCACCGCGTCGGAGAACCGGTAGCGCAAGGCTGTCCCGAGCCGCTCGGCGGAGTCGAAACAGATCACGCTGGGGACGGCGGCGCCGCGAACGTGGCCGACGAAGGCTTCCGCGAGCATCGCCAGCGCACCCGAACGCCCTGACTGGTTGGGGCCGAACACGGCAAGCGGACCTGCTGCGAGGTCGACCCGAAGTTCGTCCTGCCGTTGCCGGTCCGGCAGATCCCGCAGCCCCACGGCGAGAACGTCCACCAGCGCCGTCTCACGACCCTGTCCTGGGGAGCGGTCGGGTCGGCGGGGTTCGCCGTCCGGCAGTCCGGACGGCGTCGGGATCAGGCGCACCGGGGTGTCCTGAAGCGCCGGCGGCATCACGACCGCGCCTGCAGGAGGGGTCGCGCCGGACTCCCGTACCGCCCGGACGAGGCGCTGGAGCTGGGACTCTCCGCGTCCCGGCACGCTGCCGGGCCGCACGTCGGCAACGTCGGAGAAGTCGATCCCGAAGTCCGTCAGGACCAGGGCCTCGTCGGCGCTCCTGGGCACGTACGGCGCCCCGCTGTGCGCTGTCTGGAACTCCAGCAGGGTGCTGCCCTCGAGCCTGGCCAGGGCCCGCCCGGGGATCGACCTCGGGATGCGGGCAGCCTCGGGCCGGTCGATGATCGTCTCGGACTCCTCGGAGGCCAGGGTGCGCAGCGCGATCCGGGCTGTGACGTTGGCGCGTACCTTGGGTACGACGACGTCACGGCTGGGCTGCTGGGTGGCGAGGACCAGGTGGACTCCCCAGGAGCGGCCCCGCTGGGCGATGTCGATCACCGCGGAGATCGTCCGGTCTCCGAACTCCTGCACCAAAGTGGCGAACTCGTCGAAGGCGACGACGAGCCTGGGCAGCACGGCTCTCCGGCCGTTGTCGAGGCAGTACTGGAGGTAGTCCGCGTACTCCTTGGCGTTGTCCGCCTCCTGGAAGGCCACTTCGCGGCGGCGGAGCTCGGCACGCAGGAACGCCAGCGAACGGTCGACGTCCCGCGGACCCAAGTCGCTCACGTACCCCACCACGTGCGGCAGCCCCGAGAAGGGGGCGAACGTCGCTCCCCCTTTGAAGTCCACAAGGAAGAGGCTGACCTCGCCCGGCCCGTAACCGCCCGCGAGCCCGCACACCATGGTCTGGAGCAGTTCGCTCTTGCCGGATCCGGTGGTACCGCCGATCAGAACGTGCGGACCGTCTCGGACGAGGTCCAGTTCGAACATCCCCGCTTCTCCCACACCGAGCCGCACCGGCAGGCTCCGCCCCAGCGACGCGCGCGGCAGCGCGGCCGGCTCCACATGTTCCACCGGGGTCACCGCGGACAACGGCGCCGACTGCGGCACGCCCGCGCTGGCACCCGACGTGCTGGGGTCGTACAGCGATGCCAAGGCCCGTGCCGTGATGGCGGGGTCCGCTGCGAACCGGACAGCGGTGAAGGGCACGTTGACCATGACGGGATCGCCGGACAGCAGGACCCCGTGCACCTCCTCGTCCACCAGGTCGAGCCGGGCCAGCGCGGTGACCAGGTCGGGCGCGGTGTCCGGAGAGGTGCCGAGCCACAACACCCGGATAGCGCCCTCCGCCAGTCGGCAGACCTCACCGAGCAGCGCGAGGTCCACCTCCGCTGATTCGTGGACGACCAGCAGCGCATTGGTGGCCACGGTGCCGGGCTGACGTGGCTGCTGGAGCAGGGCGTCGCGCACACCCAGCAGGAACGCGTTGCACGACTTCCGCCCGGCCAGCAGGCGCTGGGCCGGAAGGATGGTCGAGCCCGAGCGGGTGTGAGGCAGCCACTTGAGCCACTCGTAGCGCCGTCGTGCGTACTGCGAAGCCGGCAGCAGTGCGGCGATGGCGACGCTGCCCGGCGGGTGTGCGCACACGACCTGCACGAGCACGTCGATGGCGACGTCGTTGACGGCGGCCTGAGGTCCGACGAGGCCGAGTTGCTGATCGCGAAGACTCACCGGGAACGGCACGTCGAACAGCTGCGGCCGCAGCCGCTCCCGATCGCGCCGCCGTCCCTCCACCTCCACCAGTTCCCGGAACTCCGGGTCCTCGTGGTCGAGCCCGTCCGCGAGCCTGACTTCGTACCTGCTGGGAAGCTCCCCCCAGCCGAGGCTGACTTTCAGGTAGTCGGTCCGCTCGGTCGATCGCGACCACAGCCCGGCCAGGCGACGGTACGCGCGCAGCGCCCACACTTCCGTGGCGGGCGATTCGCGCTGCAGGTTCTCCTCCTCCATGCCGGCCAACTGAGTCAGTTCCTCGAGGCTGGTCTCCAGTCGGCGCCGCCACTCCGCTCGGTCGGCTGCGTACCGCTTGGCGGCCTGCTTGCGCTGGCGGCCGTGGCTGATGGTGGGGGCGAGGAAGATCGCGGGCGCGGCGAACAGTGTCAGATAGCTGTGGGTCACCAGGTACAGCACGATCAGCATCGCCGCGGGCAGCACCGCCTGCTCGTACGGGTACGGCTGATGCTCGGGTTCACGGGGCTGCGCGGGGACTGTGCCGCTCTGCTCGCTCATCACGTCGTACGCCGGGTCGGCGGGGCGCGCGGTGACGTCGAAGCGCACGCGGCCGATGGGTGAGCGCTCATGCAGGCCGGCCGCCGTGGTCAGCGTGAAGCCCACGTAGTCGGTCTCGTCGGGCAGGTGCGAGCCGCGGGACTGGCTGACGGGGGTGCCACCGCGCCGGAAGGTGATCGTGCTGCCGGGCAGCAGGGCTGGTTCGGCCTGGCGGGCAGGGCTGCCCGCCAGGTACAGGCCCTTGTCCTCCTTGACCACGCACTGGGCGAAATCGCCGTTGACGTTGGTCACGATCAGCGCGGTGCCGGGCACATTGCGATCGTCCACGAGCACATGTGAACCGCCGCCGGGAGCCGATCCGATCGTCACCTCGGTTCCGGCCGGCAGACGGGTGACCCTGCCCCGATGGGTGCCGCGTTCGTCGATCAGGAAAAGGTCGTCGTCCGCCCTGTCGGTGTCCAGCGCGATCGTGGGCGCAGGCCGCTTCCCGCGATCGTGCAGGGCCAGCGCTGTCCCCTCGACCAGCGAGCACTGGGCCAGCAGCGCGTCCTGCGGCAGGTAGCCGACGGCCAGCTCGCCCGGCACGCCGCCGACGGTGGACATGGTCCTCAGCAGCCCCGGATCGGCGCCGGCCGGCAGCCCGGTACGTTCAGCCAGTGCGGTGACGAGATCGGCGACCCGCGTTCCGTTGTCGGCCTCCACGACAAGGTCGTACGACTCTGGGCCGTCGACCGCCACGTTGAGGGAAATGCGCAGCAATCCGGTGGAGTCACCTTCGGCGCCCATCCGTTCAGCCTTTCTCGATCAGCGCCCTTCCAAGAATTCCTGGAAGGAGCTCAGCAAGTTCTCGAAGTCGGCGACCGACATACTCGTGTCCGGCCACTGGTCGTAGAGCGCCTCGAACACCACGCGGTCGCCCTCCAGTCGCTGCACGGTGGCGTTCCCGGAGATCTCGGTCAGCTCCGGATCCTCTGCCGCTCTGACCTCGCGCCAGGTGTCGCGATAGTGCGTCAGCGTGCTCGGCCTGCCGCTGATCTCCGTGTGCAGGAATTGCTCGACGGCCCTCGCAAGTCCGGCGTCCACCCCGCTCGGGGGCTCTACGAGGACATAATGCGGCCCCCAGTGGAAATTCCAACTCATCCGGTCCGTCCATCCTTTCCCATGTCGTTCCGGGGAGGCCCGTTCATCTGGAGGTCCCGGACGATGGGCCATACGTTGTCGGAAAAGCTGTCACCGGTTGCCCGTCCCTCACGTACCCGGTGATCTGCATGTCGCCGTGGTGTCCGATCCACATGCCGCCGTCGTATTCGACTCGGTTGGCGAATGCCGTCTCGATTGCGCTCCGGATGTCGTCGTGGCTCCACGAATCCGGGTACATGGTATGCAGATCCGCTCTTTTGCGAACGCCGTTGACCTTCACGTCGGCCCGGTATGTCCCATCCGGATATACTTCTCGAATCGAGACGATCTCGCGTCCCGGTGGCGCGACCCCGTCGGGGGCACTGTGGAACCCCACGGCCCTCCCGCCTTTGTTGATCTCGCCGTTGACGATGTGGTTGAAGGCAGTCGACGAGAACTTGAAGTCGTCCGAAGCCAGTAGCCCGTTGGTCATCTTGGCGGTCGCCTCGACGCCCTTGGTCGCGTTCACTCCCTTGAGGACGGCTCCCTCCCCGTCGGTGAGCACGGTGCCCAGTACCGTCGGGACGAGGGCGCCGGCCCAGTGGGCCGGGTTCTTCTTCAGGTCGTCGAGATCGAGCGCCGAGGAGAGCACGGTGCGGCCGAACCCCGCCGGATCGCGCAGCAGCGCGCCGACCATCCGCGCCTCGGCGCCGACGATCTTCTGCATGTCCTGGGCATAGCCCACCGGGTCGTAGGCGATCCGCTCCGGGTTGAGCCGAGCTGCCAGCGAGGCGAGTTCGACGAGCGACTTGCCCATGGCGTACGTCCCATCCCATACACCGTGCAGGAAGTCGCCGATCCGGGACCACGTGGAGCGCGGATGCCGGGTGGCCCGCGCGGTGGCCGACCGTACAGTGTGCGCGGCGTGCGCCATGGCCGCGGTGATCTCCCTCTCGATCTGCTGCTTCTCATGTGCGAGATGCGCAGTGGATCCTGCGGCGTCGAACACGGAATGCACCGGAGCATGCCCCGCTGCCCTCAACTGGGCGACCACTTCCTGGTGACGCGCCCGGTGGGCCCCCACGAGGGAGGCAACAGCGTTGAGGGAGTCGGCGGCCTCACCGAACGCTTGGCGGGCAACGCCGAGTTCGTCGGAGAACTCCTGGAGCATCCGCTTGGCCGTGGCCGAACTGCCGTCGGACCAGACGCCGTTGTCGATACCGGATGCCACGTCCTGCACCAGGGTCATACGGGCCCCGAGGCCCGCGGAGATCTCGTGTAAGCGAGCGGCGTCAGCACGGAGACCGGTCACATCGGGCAGTTCGACCGAGAGGTCGTACAAGAACGGAAGGACCACGGAGCCTCACCCTCCCGTGCCCAGCGCCTGCTCGGCAGCCGCGTTCGCTTGCGCGTACAGGCCGGCCAAGGTCTGCATGATCGAGCCGAGGCCCCGCAGGTCGTTGCCCACACCGGTCGTGTCGAAGGACCAGGTCGCACCGAATCCATGCAGCGCGCCGCGCAGCCCACCGTCGTCGATCGATCCGCAGCGCCCCGCAGCCGAGGCGGCAACGGTCTTGATGTCCTCGCCGCAGTGGGCGAGCTGGGTACTCGCAGTCCTGACCGCTTCCGCCTGTTCGGCGAAGCGCTGCGGATCGACCTGGATGTCCACCGCAGCTAACCGCCCATCGCCGAGGCGCCGGACTGGTTGACCTGGTCGAAGTTGTTCGCGATCGTGTTGATCACGTGTCCGAGGTCGTGCAGGGCCTGGATGAGGTTGCGCTCGGCCGCACGCCACTGGTTGTACTTCTCGGTGTAGGCGGAGGCCGCCGCCCCCTCCCAGAACGCCTCGGGGGAGGCGCTGCTGGACAGCGAGGTGACGTCGTTCTCGCGAGCGGTAGCGTTCTGCTGCAGCAGAGAACCGATCCGCTGTACGTCCTCGACGCTGATCTTGATGTAGCCCAAGACTTCCTCCTTCAACGCAGGGTCAGGTGACGGGGAGGCCCCGAACAGCCAGTGGCCTCGTTGTCCAGTGAAGAGGAGCTGTGGCGCGCTTACGGCGCACTCGGCGGCCGGGCCGGAGGAGGCGCTAGACATCCTCAGCGCGCGACGTGGAGGGAAGTCACCACTCCCAGCGCCAGCCCACGACGGTCTGCTCGATGTACGGCAGGAACCGGTGCAGCGTGCCCTCGGCGCCGAGCACGACCGGCTCCTCGAGAACCGGGGTTCCTTCGATGTGGTCGGCCCACACGGACCACCAGCACCGGCAGGGGAGTCGCTGGGGGTGGAAGCGG includes:
- a CDS encoding EndoU domain-containing protein, which produces MTLVQDVASGIDNGVWSDGSSATAKRMLQEFSDELGVARQAFGEAADSLNAVASLVGAHRARHQEVVAQLRAAGHAPVHSVFDAAGSTAHLAHEKQQIEREITAAMAHAAHTVRSATARATRHPRSTWSRIGDFLHGVWDGTYAMGKSLVELASLAARLNPERIAYDPVGYAQDMQKIVGAEARMVGALLRDPAGFGRTVLSSALDLDDLKKNPAHWAGALVPTVLGTVLTDGEGAVLKGVNATKGVEATAKMTNGLLASDDFKFSSTAFNHIVNGEINKGGRAVGFHSAPDGVAPPGREIVSIREVYPDGTYRADVKVNGVRKRADLHTMYPDSWSHDDIRSAIETAFANRVEYDGGMWIGHHGDMQITGYVRDGQPVTAFPTTYGPSSGTSR
- a CDS encoding FtsK/SpoIIIE domain-containing protein, which produces MGAEGDSTGLLRISLNVAVDGPESYDLVVEADNGTRVADLVTALAERTGLPAGADPGLLRTMSTVGGVPGELAVGYLPQDALLAQCSLVEGTALALHDRGKRPAPTIALDTDRADDDLFLIDERGTHRGRVTRLPAGTEVTIGSAPGGGSHVLVDDRNVPGTALIVTNVNGDFAQCVVKEDKGLYLAGSPARQAEPALLPGSTITFRRGGTPVSQSRGSHLPDETDYVGFTLTTAAGLHERSPIGRVRFDVTARPADPAYDVMSEQSGTVPAQPREPEHQPYPYEQAVLPAAMLIVLYLVTHSYLTLFAAPAIFLAPTISHGRQRKQAAKRYAADRAEWRRRLETSLEELTQLAGMEEENLQRESPATEVWALRAYRRLAGLWSRSTERTDYLKVSLGWGELPSRYEVRLADGLDHEDPEFRELVEVEGRRRDRERLRPQLFDVPFPVSLRDQQLGLVGPQAAVNDVAIDVLVQVVCAHPPGSVAIAALLPASQYARRRYEWLKWLPHTRSGSTILPAQRLLAGRKSCNAFLLGVRDALLQQPRQPGTVATNALLVVHESAEVDLALLGEVCRLAEGAIRVLWLGTSPDTAPDLVTALARLDLVDEEVHGVLLSGDPVMVNVPFTAVRFAADPAITARALASLYDPSTSGASAGVPQSAPLSAVTPVEHVEPAALPRASLGRSLPVRLGVGEAGMFELDLVRDGPHVLIGGTTGSGKSELLQTMVCGLAGGYGPGEVSLFLVDFKGGATFAPFSGLPHVVGYVSDLGPRDVDRSLAFLRAELRRREVAFQEADNAKEYADYLQYCLDNGRRAVLPRLVVAFDEFATLVQEFGDRTISAVIDIAQRGRSWGVHLVLATQQPSRDVVVPKVRANVTARIALRTLASEESETIIDRPEAARIPRSIPGRALARLEGSTLLEFQTAHSGAPYVPRSADEALVLTDFGIDFSDVADVRPGSVPGRGESQLQRLVRAVRESGATPPAGAVVMPPALQDTPVRLIPTPSGLPDGEPRRPDRSPGQGRETALVDVLAVGLRDLPDRQRQDELRVDLAAGPLAVFGPNQSGRSGALAMLAEAFVGHVRGAAVPSVICFDSAERLGTALRYRFSDAVVVPIARSDHVTRCIDQLWWVMRSRMGRESGEFGIDADAPPADRVPVLVLIDGFDTLARSFASSAYVGWAGKLVELLTLGRRYGIHAGLASRDVRDLDNAIATVISQQVHLQAHDEEAGTAREDRLPGFGLDGQGNLVQLYAPHWAADGVLAADTPRLPLNTAMAAFLKPDGWRHAPSTAMSATVPGGSVLSLGVDEIQREPLLVNLSESHLLVVGPSKSGRTTMLRDAVAKLHEATGRRVAVLAAQKPEQWADAAGAHLISASDFLAAPEPARAAYFQTLGLCETADGRLLLVIDDAFALESPPGGAELGLTLADLFRRSQLQLMAASSAGFLGGMVGAALKGGGTTVYLRPVAIGSDVDDGYRVRGAPLRHRPGAVYVKGDAIVQTDEGQHLIHLGRPAESPAGRV
- a CDS encoding WXG100 family type VII secretion target; this encodes MGYIKISVEDVQRIGSLLQQNATARENDVTSLSSSASPEAFWEGAAASAYTEKYNQWRAAERNLIQALHDLGHVINTIANNFDQVNQSGASAMGG